In Mycolicibacterium nivoides, the DNA window GCGCAATGTCAACACCAAGGACTCCTGGCAGGTGCACTTCGGTGACACCATGCGCGGCGGCAAATTCCTCAACAACTGGCGGATGGCCGAACTGCACGCGCAGGAAGCCCCTGACCGGGTGTGGGAGCTGGAAACCTATGGCGCGCTGTTCGACCGGACCAAGGACGGCCGGATCAGCCAGCGCAACTTCGGCGGGCACACCTATCCGCGGTTGGCCCACGTCGGTGACCGCACCGGCCTGGAGATCATCCGCACGCTGCAGCAGAAGATCGTCTCGCTGCAGCAGGAGGACAAGAAGGAACTCGGCGATTACGAGGCCCGGATCAAGGTCTTCCACGAATGCTCCATAACGGACCTGATCAAAGACGGCGACCGGATCGCCGGGGCCTTCGGCTACTACCGCGAGACCGGCAACTTCGTGTTGTTCGAAGCGCCCGCGATCGTGCTGGCCACCGGCGGTATCGGCAAGTCGTTCAAGGTCTCGTCGAACTCCTGGGAGTACACCGGCGACGGCCACGCCCTGGCACTGCGCGCCGGGTCGGGCCTGATCAACATGGAGTTCATCCAGTTCCACCCGACCGGCATGGTCTGGCCGCTCTCGGTCAAGGGCATCCTGGTCACCGAGGGTGTCCGCGGTGACGGCGGGGTGCTCAAGAACTCCGAGGGCAAGCGGTTCATGTTCGACTACATCCCCGCGGTGTTCAAGGGCCAGTACGCCGAGACCGAGGAAGAAGCCGACCAGTGGCTCAAGGACAACGACTCGGCACGACGCACCCCTGACCTGCTCCCCCGCGACGAGGTGGCACGGGCCATCAACTCCGAGGTGAAGGCGGGGCGCGGCTCGCCACACGGCGGTGTGTACCTCGACATCGCCTCCCGCATGCCGACCGAGGAGATCAAGCGCCGGCTGCCGTCGATGTATCACCAGTTCATGGAGCTGGCCGAGGTCGACATCACCAAGGATGAGATGGAAGTCGGCCCGACCTGTCACTACGTGATGGGCGGAATCGAGGTGGATCCCGACACCGGTGGCGCCACCACACCCGGCCTGTTCGCGGCGGGCGAGTGCTCGGGCGGCATGCACGGCTCCAACCGCCTTGGCGGGAACTCACTTTCGGATCTGCTGGTGTTCGGCCGGCGCGCCGGTCTCGGCGCCGCCGACTACGTGGCGACGCTGCCGGAGCGGCCCAAGGTTTCAGAGGCCGCGATCATCGAGGCCACGGAGTTGGCGTTGTCTCCGTTCGAGTCTCACGCGCATCCCGAGAATCCGTACACGCTCCACGCCGAACTCCAGCAGTGCATGAACGACCTGGTCGGCATCATCCGCAAGGCTGAAGAGATCGAGGAAGCTCTGGCCAAGCTCGCCGAGCTCCGCACCCGTGTGCACAACGTCAGCGTCGAGGGCGGTCGCGTCTTCAACCCGGGCTGGCACCTGGCCATCGACATGCGCAACATGCTGCTGGTCAGCGAGTGTGTCGCCAAGGCCGCGCTGGCCCGGACCGAAAGCCGCGGCGGGCACACCCGCGACGACTACCCGGACATGGACGCCAACTGGCGCAACACCCTGCTGGTCTGTCGCGCGACCGGCGACGATCAGGTGGTACCGGACGTGACGGTGACTCCCGAGTCGCAGCTGCCGATGCGGGAGGACCTGCTGGCCACGTTCGAGCTGTCCGAACTCGAAAAGTATTACACCGCACAAGAACTGGCCGAACACCCCGATCGGAAGGGCCGAGCATGAGTGCC includes these proteins:
- a CDS encoding fumarate reductase/succinate dehydrogenase flavoprotein subunit — translated: MGELERHSYDVVVIGAGGAGLRAVIEARERGLRVAVVTKSLFGKAHTVMAEGGCAAAMRNVNTKDSWQVHFGDTMRGGKFLNNWRMAELHAQEAPDRVWELETYGALFDRTKDGRISQRNFGGHTYPRLAHVGDRTGLEIIRTLQQKIVSLQQEDKKELGDYEARIKVFHECSITDLIKDGDRIAGAFGYYRETGNFVLFEAPAIVLATGGIGKSFKVSSNSWEYTGDGHALALRAGSGLINMEFIQFHPTGMVWPLSVKGILVTEGVRGDGGVLKNSEGKRFMFDYIPAVFKGQYAETEEEADQWLKDNDSARRTPDLLPRDEVARAINSEVKAGRGSPHGGVYLDIASRMPTEEIKRRLPSMYHQFMELAEVDITKDEMEVGPTCHYVMGGIEVDPDTGGATTPGLFAAGECSGGMHGSNRLGGNSLSDLLVFGRRAGLGAADYVATLPERPKVSEAAIIEATELALSPFESHAHPENPYTLHAELQQCMNDLVGIIRKAEEIEEALAKLAELRTRVHNVSVEGGRVFNPGWHLAIDMRNMLLVSECVAKAALARTESRGGHTRDDYPDMDANWRNTLLVCRATGDDQVVPDVTVTPESQLPMREDLLATFELSELEKYYTAQELAEHPDRKGRA